A window of Miscanthus floridulus cultivar M001 unplaced genomic scaffold, ASM1932011v1 fs_815_1_2, whole genome shotgun sequence contains these coding sequences:
- the LOC136533212 gene encoding protein PXR1-like, with the protein MTDDQYNDDDDKVMKKEDEDKKKKSVAFKASTSSKNKSKGKAKKEESSDEECSNDDSDDEALALFMRKFGKMMKKKGYGARKRRDHTRKKEYVRLCYNCKSFDHVVAECPYNSDNEENEKKKDKKEKKEKEKKMTFKKKKKGGSYVVT; encoded by the coding sequence ATGACTGATGATcaatataatgatgatgatgataaggttatgaagaaggaagatgaagacaagaagaagaagagtgtagcattcaaggctagcacctcatccaagaacaagagcaagggcaaggctaagaaagaagaatcaagtgacgaAGAAtgctccaatgatgatagtgatgatgaagcacTAGCTCTGTTTATGCgcaagtttggcaagatgatgaagaagaagggctatggtgcaagaaaaagaagagatcacACTAGGAAAAAGGAGTATGTGAGActatgctacaattgcaagagtttcgatcatgttgtagcagaatgtccctacaatagtgacaatgaagaaaatgagaagaagaaggacaagaaggaaaagaaagaaaaggagaagaagatgaccttcaagaagaaaaagaagggtggcTCCTATGTGGTGAcatag